The following coding sequences lie in one Glycine max cultivar Williams 82 chromosome 19, Glycine_max_v4.0, whole genome shotgun sequence genomic window:
- the LOC121174173 gene encoding F-box/kelch-repeat protein At3g23880 — MAMAQLPQDLIEEILAWLPVKSLMRFRCVSRTWNSLIFQAHFVKLNLQRSSRNTHVLLRCQINTVFEDMRDLPGIAPCSICSLLENPSSTVDNGCHQLDNRYLFIGSCNGLVCLINLVARGEFSEYRVWFCNLATRIMSEDSPHLCLRSCNYKLWWYQVKCGFAYDDRSDTYKVVLVLSNIKSQNWEVRVHRLGDTHWRKVLTCPAFPILGEKCGQPVSGTVNWFAIRKLGFDYEWETVTVDQLVIFSYDLNKETFKYLLMPNGLSQVPCGPELGVLKGCLCLSHVHRRTHFVVWLMREFGVENSWTQLLNVTLELLQAPLPCVILKPLCISEKDCVDILGCSLLCWMVLLAIANCVYALVLAALSFPGSYFVLISFKSS; from the exons ATGGCAATGGCCCAGCTCCCTCAGGACCTCATAGAAGAAATTTTGGCATGGCTTCCCGTCAAATCTCTTATGCGTTTCAGGTGTGTTTCTAGGACTTGGAATTCCCTCATCTTCCAAGCACACTTTGTCAAATTGAACCTTCAAAGGTCATCTAGAAACACCCATGTCCTATTAAGGTGTCAAATTAATACTGTGTTTGAAGATATGAGGGATCTCCCAGGCATCGCCCCATGCTCTATATGTAGTTTACTTGAGAACCCATCATCCACTGTTGACAATGGTTGCCACCAGCTAGACAACAGATACTTATTTATAGGTTCCTGCAATGGGTTGGTTTGCTTGATTAATTTGGTTGCTAGAGGTGAATTCAGTGAATACCGGGTCTGGTTTTGTAACCTGGCCACAAGGATCATGTCTGAAGATTCACCACACTTATGTCTTCGCTCATGCAATTATAAACTTTGGTGGTATCAAGTGAAGTGTGGGTTTGCTTATGATGATCGGAGTGACACTTACAAGGTGGTGTTAGTCCTTTCGAATATTAAGTCACAAAATTGGGAGGTGAGAGTTCACCGCTTAGGTGACACTCATTGGAGAAAGGTTTTAACTTGTCCAGCATTCCCCATTTTGGGAGAAAAATGTGGACAACCTGTGAGTGGCACTGTTAACTGGTTCGCAATTCGCAAGTTGGGTTTTGATTACGAATGGGAAACTGTCACCGTCGAtcaattagtaattttttcatATGATCTAAACAAGGAGACATTCAAATATTTGCTGATGCCGAATGGTCTTTCTCAAGTTCCCTGTGGCCCTGAACTTGGGGTATTGAAGGGCTGCTTGTGTCTTTCTCATGTTCACCGGAGAACCCATTTTGTTGTTTGGCTAATGAGGGAATTTGGAGTTGAAAATTCTTGGACTCAATTGTTGAATGTAACTCTTGAGCTTCTTCAAGCCCCTCTGCCCTGTGTAATACTGAAGCCTCTGTGCATCTCTGAAAAAG ATTGTGTGGATATTTTGGGTTGTTCCTTACTTTGCTGGATGGTTCTATTGGCTATTGCTAATTGTGTGTATGCTTTGGTTTTGGCTGCATTATCTTTTCCTGGCTCATACTTTGTTCTCATCTCCTTTAAATCCTCATAA